The following are from one region of the Sandaracinus amylolyticus genome:
- a CDS encoding D-alanine--D-alanine ligase family protein: protein MFADDLLLEVPAAGVYDLLRVPHTGGGPGEFYLAQDKALAKKLLAYEQILYPRFAVFPKEAGLETGGNLRMPLFVKPLCADASIGIDAHALVHDANELMRRVLKIHDEVNDAALAEEYIEGRELYVGVLGNAEPIALPPIEVDFSGMPAGALHVLDRAAKWETESAVYKGTKSVIAKLEPELEARVKKVAVDAYRALRVRDYGRVDLRLAPTGEIYVIEVNPSCYLERSSELAMAAGAAGIEYEDLVQKIVDLAIERFHPRAKARRRTGK from the coding sequence ATGTTCGCCGACGACCTCTTGCTCGAGGTGCCCGCGGCGGGCGTCTACGATCTGCTGCGGGTGCCGCACACCGGCGGAGGCCCCGGCGAGTTCTATCTCGCCCAGGACAAGGCGCTGGCGAAGAAGCTGCTCGCGTACGAGCAGATCCTCTACCCGCGCTTCGCGGTGTTCCCGAAGGAAGCGGGGCTCGAGACCGGCGGCAACCTGCGCATGCCGCTCTTCGTGAAGCCGCTCTGCGCCGACGCGTCGATCGGCATCGACGCGCACGCGCTGGTGCACGACGCGAACGAGCTGATGCGGCGGGTGCTGAAGATCCACGACGAGGTGAACGACGCCGCGCTCGCCGAGGAGTACATCGAGGGGCGCGAGCTCTACGTCGGTGTGCTCGGCAACGCCGAGCCGATCGCGCTGCCGCCGATCGAGGTGGACTTCTCGGGCATGCCGGCGGGCGCGCTGCACGTGCTCGATCGCGCGGCGAAGTGGGAGACCGAGAGCGCGGTCTACAAGGGCACGAAGTCGGTGATCGCGAAGCTCGAGCCCGAGCTCGAGGCGCGCGTGAAGAAGGTCGCGGTGGACGCGTACCGCGCGCTGCGGGTGCGCGACTACGGGCGCGTCGATCTGCGGCTCGCGCCGACCGGCGAGATCTACGTGATCGAGGTGAACCCGAGCTGCTACCTCGAGCGCTCGAGCGAGCTCGCGATGGCCGCGGGCGCCGCGGGGATCGAGTACGAGGACCTCGTGCAGAAGATCGTGGACCTCGCGATCGAGCGCTTCCATCCCCGCGCCAAGGCCAGGCGCCGCACCGGGAAGTGA
- a CDS encoding serine hydrolase domain-containing protein, with protein sequence MERFAIQGGVSAGFEPVHAAFVESFARRGEIGAGCCVYQHGEKVVDLWGGVRDRESGEPWREDTMVIVYSATKGMAAMVMALAHSRGWLDYDERVCAYWPEFASAGKESITVRQLLAHQAGLFGFDEPVDREVVADLDRLAAVMARQRAAWPPGERQAYHAISLGFYEGELLRRIDPARRTLGRFFAEEIATPLGLDFHLRVPESLPDSRIAPLEPPAAWRVWTGMPLSFLLAGMRPRSVLHRSLIANPGTSFYLDPQRVVVRELEVPSGLGVGTARAMAKAYGVFANGGRELGLRAETLEALRAPARPARHGFHDECFGGPVKFSLGFMKSNESFPFGSESAFGAPGAGGAMGYADPATGIGYGYVTNKMGTSLAGDPRDVALRAALDEVIGATRARAQ encoded by the coding sequence ATGGAACGATTCGCGATCCAGGGCGGGGTGAGCGCGGGCTTCGAGCCCGTTCACGCGGCGTTCGTCGAGAGCTTCGCGCGACGCGGGGAGATCGGCGCCGGGTGCTGCGTGTACCAGCACGGCGAGAAGGTCGTGGATCTCTGGGGCGGCGTGCGCGATCGCGAGAGCGGCGAGCCGTGGCGCGAAGACACGATGGTCATCGTCTACTCCGCCACCAAGGGAATGGCGGCGATGGTGATGGCGCTCGCCCACTCGCGCGGCTGGCTCGACTACGACGAGCGCGTCTGCGCGTACTGGCCCGAGTTCGCGAGCGCAGGAAAGGAGTCGATCACGGTGCGCCAGCTCCTCGCGCACCAAGCCGGTCTCTTCGGGTTCGACGAGCCGGTCGATCGCGAGGTCGTCGCGGACCTCGATCGGCTCGCCGCGGTGATGGCGCGCCAGCGTGCCGCGTGGCCGCCGGGGGAGCGGCAGGCCTATCACGCGATCAGCCTCGGCTTCTACGAGGGCGAGCTGCTGCGCCGGATCGATCCCGCGCGCCGCACGCTCGGTCGGTTCTTCGCCGAGGAGATCGCGACCCCGCTCGGCCTCGACTTCCACCTGCGCGTGCCCGAGTCGCTCCCCGACTCGCGCATCGCACCGCTCGAGCCACCGGCCGCCTGGCGGGTGTGGACCGGCATGCCGCTCTCGTTCCTGCTCGCGGGGATGCGCCCGCGCTCGGTGCTCCATCGCTCGCTGATCGCGAACCCCGGGACCAGCTTCTATCTCGATCCGCAGCGCGTCGTGGTGCGCGAGCTCGAGGTGCCCTCGGGGCTCGGCGTGGGCACCGCGCGCGCGATGGCGAAGGCGTACGGCGTCTTCGCGAACGGCGGGCGCGAGCTCGGCCTGCGCGCCGAGACGCTCGAGGCGCTGAGGGCCCCGGCGCGCCCCGCGCGCCACGGGTTCCACGACGAGTGCTTCGGAGGCCCGGTGAAGTTCTCGCTCGGGTTCATGAAGTCGAACGAGAGCTTCCCGTTCGGCAGCGAGAGCGCGTTCGGCGCGCCGGGCGCGGGCGGCGCGATGGGCTACGCCGACCCCGCGACCGGCATCGGCTACGGCTACGTCACGAACAAGATGGGCACCTCGCTCGCGGGCGATCCCCGCGACGTCGCGCTCCGTGCCGCGCTCGACGAGGTGATCGGCGCGACGCGCGCACGCGCTCAATGA